A genomic region of Alligator mississippiensis isolate rAllMis1 chromosome 4, rAllMis1, whole genome shotgun sequence contains the following coding sequences:
- the LOC102576758 gene encoding keratin, type I cytoskeletal 19-like isoform X1 → MASSLSRNLFCSGVPQGPRLNWISAAGLQPGLLSIHGGAGSIGSCLSSASDAFVKSMPGGSYEPGIGSGASGIGLLGMNEKDTMQNLNDRLAAYLERVCSLEEANGQLEQRIQELQVKKALTRHYDPSSCFSTIAELRSQIQDESVRNSQLILQIDNAKLTASDFRMKFEAELATRLGVESDIKGLRKVLDGLTEARASLQVQIESLKEELTYLQQNHGEEVAALQGHLGGSVSVEVDASPGINLVKTLAEIRDRYEDINEKNQREAEAWHKQQCETFTQEVATSSEALQAARTKATELKRIVQSLEIELQMLQSTKEALEGTLAETESHYGVEMAQLQNLVAGKEAELAQLRTDTQHQANEYQHLLDLKTRLEVEIATYQQLLEGQEVRSEAKSPKQEISPEAVSKAPTTRRIKTLIEELVDGEVVSSHIEEVEHPL, encoded by the exons ATGGCTAGTTCCTTAAGTCGCAATTTATTCTGCTCTGGGGTTCCTCAAGGGCCCAGACTAAATTGGATCAGTGCAGCAGGgttgcagccagggctgctcagtatccATGGAGGAGCAGGGAGCATTGGCAGTTGCCTTTCCTCTGCCAGTGATGCATTTGTGAAGTCTATGCCAGGAGGTAGTTATGAACCAGGCATTGGATCTGGTGCTAGTGGAATAGGCCTCCTTGGTATGAATGAAAAGGACACCATGCAGAACTTGAATGACCGCCTGGCCGCCTACCTGGAGAGG GTGTGTTCTCTTGAAGAAGCCAATGGGCAGCTGGAGCAGCGGATCCAGGAGCTCCAGGTAAAAAAAGCACTCACCAGACACTATGATCCAAGTAGCTGCTTCAGCACCATTGCAGAACTCAGATCACAG ATCCAGGATGAGTCAGTGCGCAACTCCCAGCTGATCCTCCAGATTGATAATGCCAAGCTAACTGCCAGTGACTTCAGAATGAA GTTTGAGGCCGAGTTGGCTACCCGGCTGGGTGTGGAGAGTGACATAAAGGGTTTACGCAAGGTCCTGGATGGGCTGACAGAGGCCAGAGCCAGTCTGCAGGTGCAGATTGAAAGCCTGAAGGAGGAACTGACTTATCTCCAGCAGAACCATGGAGAG GAAGTGGCTGCTCTCCAAGGTCACCTGGGAGGCTCTGTCAGTGTGGAGGTGGATGCCAGCCCAGGCATCAATCTGGTGAAAACCCTTGCAGAGATCCGGGACCGATACGAGGATATAAACGAGAAGAATCAGAGAGAGGCTGAAGCCTGGCACAAGCAGCAG TGTGAGACATTCACTCAAGAGGTTGCCACCAGCAGTGAAGCCCTCCAGGCTGCCAGGACAAAGGCAACAGAACTCAAGCGCATTGTGCAGAGCCTCGAGATTGAGttgcagatgctgcagagcacg aAAGAAGCTCTGGAGGGCACATTGGCTGAGACAGAGTCTCACTATGGGGTGGAAATGGCACAGCTGCAGAACCTGGTTGCTGGGAaagaggcagagctggcacaaCTGAGAACTGACACCCAGCATCAAGCTAATGAGTACCAGCACCTGCTGGACCTCAAGACCAGGCTGGAGGTGGAAATTGCCACTTATCAGCAACTCCTTGAGGGTCAAGAGGTCAG GTCAGAGGCCAAATCACCTAAGCAAGAAATCTCGCCAG AGGCTGTTAGCAAGGCCCCCACCACCAGGAGGATAAAGACTCTGATTGAAGAGCTGGTGGATGGCGAGGTGGTCTCCTCCCACATCGAGGAGGTGGAGCATCCTCTATGA
- the LOC102576758 gene encoding keratin, type I cytoskeletal 14-like isoform X2: MASSLSRNLFCSGVPQGPRLNWISAAGLQPGLLSIHGGAGSIGSCLSSASDAFVKSMPGGSYEPGIGSGASGIGLLGMNEKDTMQNLNDRLAAYLERIQDESVRNSQLILQIDNAKLTASDFRMKFEAELATRLGVESDIKGLRKVLDGLTEARASLQVQIESLKEELTYLQQNHGEEVAALQGHLGGSVSVEVDASPGINLVKTLAEIRDRYEDINEKNQREAEAWHKQQCETFTQEVATSSEALQAARTKATELKRIVQSLEIELQMLQSTKEALEGTLAETESHYGVEMAQLQNLVAGKEAELAQLRTDTQHQANEYQHLLDLKTRLEVEIATYQQLLEGQEVRSEAKSPKQEISPEAVSKAPTTRRIKTLIEELVDGEVVSSHIEEVEHPL, translated from the exons ATGGCTAGTTCCTTAAGTCGCAATTTATTCTGCTCTGGGGTTCCTCAAGGGCCCAGACTAAATTGGATCAGTGCAGCAGGgttgcagccagggctgctcagtatccATGGAGGAGCAGGGAGCATTGGCAGTTGCCTTTCCTCTGCCAGTGATGCATTTGTGAAGTCTATGCCAGGAGGTAGTTATGAACCAGGCATTGGATCTGGTGCTAGTGGAATAGGCCTCCTTGGTATGAATGAAAAGGACACCATGCAGAACTTGAATGACCGCCTGGCCGCCTACCTGGAGAGG ATCCAGGATGAGTCAGTGCGCAACTCCCAGCTGATCCTCCAGATTGATAATGCCAAGCTAACTGCCAGTGACTTCAGAATGAA GTTTGAGGCCGAGTTGGCTACCCGGCTGGGTGTGGAGAGTGACATAAAGGGTTTACGCAAGGTCCTGGATGGGCTGACAGAGGCCAGAGCCAGTCTGCAGGTGCAGATTGAAAGCCTGAAGGAGGAACTGACTTATCTCCAGCAGAACCATGGAGAG GAAGTGGCTGCTCTCCAAGGTCACCTGGGAGGCTCTGTCAGTGTGGAGGTGGATGCCAGCCCAGGCATCAATCTGGTGAAAACCCTTGCAGAGATCCGGGACCGATACGAGGATATAAACGAGAAGAATCAGAGAGAGGCTGAAGCCTGGCACAAGCAGCAG TGTGAGACATTCACTCAAGAGGTTGCCACCAGCAGTGAAGCCCTCCAGGCTGCCAGGACAAAGGCAACAGAACTCAAGCGCATTGTGCAGAGCCTCGAGATTGAGttgcagatgctgcagagcacg aAAGAAGCTCTGGAGGGCACATTGGCTGAGACAGAGTCTCACTATGGGGTGGAAATGGCACAGCTGCAGAACCTGGTTGCTGGGAaagaggcagagctggcacaaCTGAGAACTGACACCCAGCATCAAGCTAATGAGTACCAGCACCTGCTGGACCTCAAGACCAGGCTGGAGGTGGAAATTGCCACTTATCAGCAACTCCTTGAGGGTCAAGAGGTCAG GTCAGAGGCCAAATCACCTAAGCAAGAAATCTCGCCAG AGGCTGTTAGCAAGGCCCCCACCACCAGGAGGATAAAGACTCTGATTGAAGAGCTGGTGGATGGCGAGGTGGTCTCCTCCCACATCGAGGAGGTGGAGCATCCTCTATGA